A single window of Dioscorea cayenensis subsp. rotundata cultivar TDr96_F1 unplaced genomic scaffold, TDr96_F1_v2_PseudoChromosome.rev07_lg8_w22 25.fasta BLBR01000477.1, whole genome shotgun sequence DNA harbors:
- the LOC120254488 gene encoding uncharacterized protein LOC120254488 → SYFILHFHSRCNVQGIIGCQTFTFTAVAGSLIGSVLCFVEGFIIVVKAFIYYFRTLSQNAAQSGIIQLLIEAIGMFLVGSALLTLGMGLYVMVTSSDEINQGKGRPAVGGGSNIKNVPMSITEAKSKLGHVVVMILHAGILDKFKNVPLSSGLDLACFAGAVFISSASVFLLSRLAMRGS, encoded by the exons TCTTACTTTATCCTTCATTTCCATTCCCGTTGTAACGTTCAGGGAATTATTGGATGCCAGACCTTCACATTCACCGCTGTTGCTGGATCCCTCATTGGCTCTGTCTTGTGCTTCGTCGAG ggttttattattgttgtcaaGGCATTTATCTACTACTTCCGAACATTGTCACAGAACGCGGCTCAAAGTGGGATCATACAATTACTTATTGAAGCTATTG GTATGTTCCTTGTGGGATCTGCGCTGCTTACTCTTGGGATGGGTTTGTATGTCATGGTTACTTCATCAGACGAGATAAATCAAGGGAAAGGCCGGCCTGCTGTTGGTGGAGGATCAAACATAAAG AATGTACCCATGTCAATAACGGAGGCAAAATCCAAACTGGGGCATGTAGTGGTGATGATTCTGCATGCTGGAATCCTGGACAAGTTCAAGAACGTGCCCTTGTCTAGTGGGCTAGACCTGGCTTGCTTTGCCGGAGCTGTCTTTATCTCCTCTGCTTCTGTTTTTCTGCTCTCTAGGCTCGCCATGCGCGGGAGTTAG
- the LOC120254490 gene encoding LOW QUALITY PROTEIN: long chain acyl-CoA synthetase 2-like (The sequence of the model RefSeq protein was modified relative to this genomic sequence to represent the inferred CDS: deleted 1 base in 1 codon): METYTVKVEESRPASGERPSAGPVYRCIYAKDGLLDPPSGIESPWEFFCGSVKLYPQNQMLGRREVNDGQVGQYVWQTYEEVYNKAIKIGSAIRGLGVNPGDRCGIYGVNCPEWVTAMEACVSQGICYVPLYDTLGRNLVEFIINHAEISIVFVQENKMQSMLTCLLRCVAHLKTIVSFGKVADEQKQEAERIGVSCFSWEEFLLSGNVNCRLPQVCKDDTCTIMYTSGTTGDPKGVILTNRAVITQVINTEQLILETDKAVTEEDTYFSFLPLAHIFDQIIENYCIYKGASIGYWQGDVRYLMEDLQQLKPTLFCGVPRVFDRIYTGVKQKISSGGVLSRKLFEIAYEHKLNNLKRGVRQDMASPFFDRLVFNKIKQVLGGRVRMMLSGAAPLPKHVEEFLRVTSCSVLIQGYGLTESCAGCFTSVANVFSMVGTVGIPVMTIEARLESVPDMGYDALSPTARGEICLRGKTLFSGYYKRADLTDEVFVAGWFHTGDIGELQPDGAMKIIDRKKNIFKLSQGEYVAVENIESAYAQCSLITSIWVYGNSFESFLVGVAVPEKQALENWAAANDLTGNFVELCKHPKSRKYILEELNNTGRRLQLRGFEMLKAIHLEPFLFDMERDLITPTFKLKRPQLLKYYKERIDELYQEAKEKKV; the protein is encoded by the exons ATGGAGACTTATACTGTGAAAGTGGAGGAGTCACGGCCGGCTTCTGGTGAGCGGCCCTCTGCTGGCCCTGTTTACCGCTGCATTTACGCCAAGGATGGCCTTCTGGATCCTCCCTCTGGGATTGAGTCCCCATGGGAATTCTTTTG TGGATCGGTCAAGCTATACCCTCAGAATCAAATGCTTGGTCGACGTGAGGTCAATGACGGTCAgg TGGGTCAGTATGTATGGCAGACTTACGAGGAAGTTTACAATAAGGCCATCAAGATTGGATCTGCTATAAGGGGGCTTGGTGTTAACCCT GGAGATCGTTGTGGCATATATGGAGTCAACTGCCCTGAATGGGTGACTGCAATGGAG GCTTGTGTCAGTCAAGGAATTTGTTATGTACCTCTTTATGATACCCTTGGTAGGAAT CTGGTAGAGTTCATCATCAACCATGCTGAAATCTCAATAGTTTTTGTCCAAGAAAACAAGATGCAGTCT ATGCTTACCTGTCTTCTCAGATGTGTTGCACATCTAAAAA CAATTGTTAGCTTTGGGAAAGTTGCTGATGAGCAAAAGCAGGAAGCTGAGCGAATTGGAGTATCTTGCTTCTCATGGGAGGAATTTCTTTTATCA GGTAATGTTAATTGCAGGCTTCCACAAGTATGCAAGGATGACACTTGCACGATAATGTATACTAGTGGCACGACAGGAGACCCAAAGGGTGTTATACTGACAAATAGAGCTGTTATAACCCAAGTCATTAACACGGAGCAGTTGATTCTGGAGACTGATAAAGCA GTTACAGAAGAAGACACTTACTTTTCATTCCTTCCTCTAGCTCACATATTTGATCAAATAATCGAGAACTACTGCATCTATAAAGGAGCCTCCATAGGTTATTGGCAAGGG GATGTTCGATATTTGATGGAGGACCTTCAACAATTAAAACCCACATTATTTTGTGGTGTCCCTCGAGTTTTTGATCGTATCTACACAG GTGTCAAGCAAAAAATTTCATCTGGAGGAGTGTTGTCGAGAAAGTTGTTCGAGATTGCTTATGAACA CAAGCTGAATAATTTGAAGAGAGGTGTGAGACAAGATATGGCCTCA CCTTTTTTTGACAGATTAGTCTTCAACAAA ATCAAACAAGTACTTGGGGGCCGAGTACGTATGATGTTGTCTGGAGCTGCACCATTGCCTAAGCATGTGGAGGAGTTTCTAAGGGTTACTAGCTGCAGTGTGCTAATACAAGGATATG GTCTTACAGAAAGTTGCGCTGGGTGCTTTACATCGGTTGCTAATGTATTCTCAATGGTGGGCACTGTGGGGATCCCGGTTATGACGATAGAGGCAAGGCTTGAATCAGTACCAGACATGGGGTATGATGCTCTCTCACCTACTGCCCGTGGAGAGATTTGTTTAAGGGGCAAAACCTTGTTTTCTGGTTATTACAAGCGTGCAGACCTCACAGATGAAGTATTTGTTGCTGGATGGTTTCACACAG GTGACATTGGAGAATTGCAGCCTGATGGGGCAATGAAGATCATTGAcagaaaaaagaatattttcaaattGTCCCAAGGAGAATATGTTGCTGTGGAGAACATTGAAAGTGCATATGCCCAATGCTCACTCATTACATCA ATTTGGGTGTACGGCAACAGTTTTGAGTCCTTCCTAGTTGGCGTTGCTGTCCCTGAAAAGCAAGCACTTGAGAATTGGGCAGCTGCCAATGATCTGACTGGCAACTTTGTGGAACTCTGTAAACACCCCAAATCGAGGAAGTATATTCTGGAGGAGCTCAACAACACTGGCCGACGGCTTCAA CTTAGAGGGTTTGAGATGTTGAAAGCAATCCACTTGGAACCATTTTTATTTGACATGGAGCGGGATTTGATCACCCCGACCTTTAAGTTGAAGAGGCCACAGTTACTCAAATATTACAAG GAACGTATTGATGAACTCTATCAGgaagcaaaggaaaagaaagtgTAA